Proteins encoded within one genomic window of Oryza brachyantha chromosome 7, ObraRS2, whole genome shotgun sequence:
- the LOC102706491 gene encoding bZIP transcription factor RISBZ1-like encodes MEHVFAVVGEDPLWAPPPAPPVQAPAAADGAGGVGVASGGAGGMLERCPSGWNLERFLEELDGVPAPADGPAFYPSPMAPAAAARGGSRGYGDRGAVGVISAPPAAIAVVLDPVEYNAMLKRKLDEDLAAVAMWRASGAIQSESPLGNKTSLNAVGSSLSSQKCIEGNGIPVQKLSPGPTVGSGPYVIQNIDAHSKQATSGSSREPSPSEDDDMEGEAEAMGNMILDEEDKVKKRKESNRESARRSRSRKAARLKDLEEQVALLRVENSSLLRRLADANQKFSAAAIDNRVLMADIETLRAKVRMAEESVKMVTRARQLHQAIPDMPPSLNIASDASVPIQTNNPMNYFTTPTNTVVNNSYMPEVSARKIDPTDSLQLQQQQMASLQHLQNGACGGGEGSNGYATWGSSLLDASELVNMELQ; translated from the exons ATGGAGCACGTGTTCGCCGTAGTGGGAGAGGACCCCCTGtgggccccgccgccggcgccgccggtgcaggctccggcggcggctgacggggcGGGTGGGGTCGGCGTGGCGagtggcggcgctggcgggATGCTGGAGCGGTGCCCGTCGGGGTGGAACCTCGAGAGGTTTCTGGAGGAGCTCGACGGcgtcccggcgccggcggacggCCCGGCGTTTTACCCTAGCCCGAtggcgcccgcggcggcggcgcgcggcgggagTAGGGGCTACGGCGATCGTGGCGCGGTTGGGGTGAtttccgcgccgccggcggcgatcgcGGTGGTGCTGGATCCCGTGGAGTACAACGCGATGCTGAAGAGGAAGCTGGACGaggacctcgccgccgtcgccatgtgGAGG GCCTCTGGTGCAATACAGTCAGAGAGTCCTCTAGGCAATAAAACATCACTGAATGCAGTTGGTTCCAGCCTGAGTTCACAAAAGTGCATTGAAG GTAACGGCATACCAGTGCAGAAGTTAAGTCCTGGCCCAACTGTAGGATCGGGCCCATACGTCATTCAAAATATAGATGCTCATTCCAAGCAAGCAACAAGCGGTTCATCAAGGGAACCATCACCATCAGAGGATGATGATATGGAAGGAGAAGCAGAGGCAATGGGAAATATGATTCTTGATGAAGAGGATAAAGTGAAGAAAAG GAAGGAATCCAATCGAGAGTCGGCCAGACGCTCAAGAAGCAGAAAGGCAGCTCGCCTGAAAGATCTGGAGGAGCAG GTAGCACTGTTAAGGGTTGAAAACTCTTCTTTGTTGAGGCGTCTTGCTGACGCAAACCAGAAGTTCAGTGCTGCCGCTATTGACAATAGGGTATTAATGGCGGACATTGAGACCCTAAGAGCAAAG GTGAGGATGGCTGAGGAGAGTGTGAAGATGGTCACAAGGGCTAGACAACTGCACCAGGCCATCCCTGACATGCCACCATCCCTCAACATCGCCTCAGATGCTTCAGTGCCCATCCAGACCAACAACCCGATGAACTACTTCACCACTCCAACCAATACCGTCGTTAATAACAGCTACATGCCTGAGGTTTCTGCCAGGAAGATTGACCCGACAGATTCACTGCAgcttcagcagcagcagatggcGAGCCTGCAGCATCTCCAGAACGGAGCGtgtggcggcggggagggtTCAAATGGCTACGCAACATGGGGATCGTCTCTGCTGGACGCAAGCGAGCTTGTCAACATGGAGCTGCAGTAG
- the LOC102700254 gene encoding tryptophan synthase alpha chain-like, with translation MAFALKASAAATTAAAGAGPASSRPVAGRRGAGGRVSFRGAPVPMVAVRAEASVVGEDDRVISGTFAKLKEQGKTAFIPFITAGDPDLATTAKALKILDACGSDLIELGVPYSDPLADGPVIQASATRALAKGTTFEDVISMVKEVIPELSCPVALFTYYNPILKRGIANFMTVVKEAGVHGLVVPDVPLEETDVLRSEAAKNNLELVLLTTPTTPTARMEKITKASEGFIYLVSTVGVTGTRANVSGKVQALLQDIKQVTDKAVAVGFGISTPEHVKQIAGWGADGVIIGSAMVRQLGEAASPEEGLKKLEELAKSLKAALP, from the exons ATGGCGTTCGCGCTCAaggcctccgccgcggcgaccaccgcggcggcgggcgcgggcccGGCCTCGTCGCGGCCCGTCGCCGGGAGGCGCGGGGCGGGCGGGAGGGTCTCGTTCCGCGGGGCGCCCGTCCCCATGGTTGCCGTCAGGGCGGAGGCGTCCGTCGTCGGGGAGGACGACCGCGTCATCTCCGGGACGTTCGCCAAGCTCAAGGAGCAGGGGAAG ACTGCTTTCATTCCATTCATCACTGCTGGTGACCCTGACTTGGCGACTACAGCAAAAGCATTGAAGATTCTTGATGCTTGTGGTTCGGATCTGATCGAATTGGGTGTTCCATACTCTGATCCGTTGGCTGATGGCCCTGTCATTCAG GCTTCTGCTACGCGTGCGCTAGCAAAAGGCACCACATTTGAGGATGTTATCTCTATGGTAAAGGAGGTGATACCTGAGCTGTCCTGCCCTGTGGCGCTTTTCACATATTATAACCCCATTCTGAAGCGTGGCATCGCAAACTTCATGACTGTTGTCAAAGAAGCCGGTGTGCATG GTCTTGTGGTACCTGATGTTCCTCTTGAGGAGACAGATGTTCTGAGGAGTGAAGCCGCCAAGAACAACCTAGAGCTG GTACTACTGACAACACCAACTACACCAACAGCAAGAATGGAGAAGATTACAAAGGCTTCTGAAGGATTTATTTATCTC GTAAGCACTGTTGGAGTTACAGGTACACGTGCAAATGTCAGTGGCAAGGTGCAGGCTCTTCTCCAGGATATCAAGCAG GTTACGGACAAAGCTGTAGCTGTTGGGTTCGGTATATCGACTCCAGAGCATGTGAAGCAG ATCGCGGGATGGGGCGCAGATGGTGTGATCATCGGGAGCGCCATGGTGAGGCAATTGGGCGAAGCAGCTTCTCCCGAAGAAGGATTGAAGAAGCTAGAAGAGCTAGCCAAGAGCCTCAAGGCCGCATTGCCCTGA